One Nitrospira sp. DNA window includes the following coding sequences:
- a CDS encoding YjbQ family protein yields the protein MKSYREELWFETKTRRAYLNITRQVEGAVRKSGVREGMVLVNAMHITASVYINDDEAGLLEDYDRFLERLAPHEATYRHNETGEDNGDAHIKRQVMGREVVVAITDGKLDFGPWEQIFYGEFDGRRRKRVLVKVIGE from the coding sequence ATGAAGTCGTATCGCGAGGAGTTGTGGTTCGAAACGAAAACCAGACGCGCCTATCTGAACATTACAAGGCAGGTCGAGGGCGCGGTGCGAAAGAGCGGCGTGCGCGAAGGGATGGTGTTGGTGAACGCGATGCATATCACCGCCAGCGTCTATATCAATGACGACGAGGCAGGGTTGCTCGAGGATTACGACAGGTTTCTCGAACGGCTCGCTCCGCATGAAGCGACCTATCGCCATAACGAGACCGGCGAAGACAACGGCGACGCGCACATCAAGCGACAAGTCATGGGGCGGGAAGTGGTGGTCGCGATCACGGATGGGAAATTGGATTTCGGACCGTGGGAACAAATTTTTTACGGTGAGTTCGATGGGCGGCGGCGCAAGCGCGTGCTGGTCAAGGTCATCGGGGAATGA
- a CDS encoding Forkhead-associated, which yields MSQNHPQPPTLLVKAPQGGTKEIQISHAPFTIGRKSDNDLCLEDSVVSGRHARIVKVQEVLFLEDLASTNGTFVNEQKIDRRQLQDADSIRIGTHRLIFREYRPAQVETPAACAIPLTDKTVVVSGPPVGERPAGEQKVGLVEILSGKTDQPQYHLTKHVSLIGAQDDAVITLTGWFAPKTAAVISRRGDGYVVSQTESGKRILVNGRPVQGEHMLKHGDVVEVAGITMRFLVRDLRKSPRVTFAAG from the coding sequence ATGTCCCAGAACCATCCCCAGCCACCCACGCTCCTTGTGAAGGCGCCGCAAGGAGGCACCAAGGAAATTCAGATTTCGCACGCGCCCTTTACCATCGGACGCAAAAGCGACAACGACCTCTGCCTGGAAGACAGCGTCGTCTCCGGCCGCCATGCACGCATCGTCAAGGTACAGGAAGTGTTGTTCCTGGAGGATCTCGCGAGCACGAACGGCACGTTCGTCAACGAGCAGAAGATCGACCGGCGACAACTTCAGGACGCCGACAGCATCCGCATCGGCACCCACCGGCTGATTTTTCGAGAGTACCGACCGGCGCAGGTGGAGACGCCGGCGGCATGCGCCATCCCGCTCACCGACAAAACGGTGGTCGTCTCGGGACCGCCGGTCGGTGAACGCCCGGCCGGGGAACAGAAGGTCGGCCTGGTGGAAATTCTCTCAGGCAAGACCGATCAGCCGCAGTATCACCTGACGAAACACGTCTCGCTGATCGGGGCGCAGGACGATGCGGTCATCACGCTCACCGGCTGGTTCGCCCCGAAGACTGCTGCCGTCATCAGCCGCCGAGGCGACGGTTACGTGGTGAGCCAGACGGAGAGCGGGAAGCGCATTCTCGTCAACGGCCGGCCCGTTCAAGGCGAGCATATGCTGAAACACGGAGACGTGGTGGAAGTGGCAGGCATCACGATGCGGTTTCTCGTGCGCGACTTGAGGAAAAGTCCCCGCGTCACCTTCGCAGCCGGTTGA
- a CDS encoding Protein serine/threonine phosphatase PrpC, regulation of stationary phase gives MHCLRCVHGAASDVGLMRRHNEDRFHADPSAGLFVVCDGMGGHHAGEIASTLAIETIPRHLAEATADPSIPLIGVARPEFSTATNRLASAVRLANHRVHQEAASHADYAGMGTTVVAAWLTGHVLSIAHVGDSRLYLIRGDRLQPLTADHSLVNEQVLSGLLSADDAERASHKHVLTRAVGVHATVDVELGELPVLDGDALLLCSDGLTAGLSAHTILQTVHESSDPQAAASRLIDLSNTAGGTDNTTVIVAILTKAKPGLWERIRTQLFASPATDSY, from the coding sequence ATGCATTGTTTGCGCTGCGTACATGGAGCCGCATCGGATGTCGGTCTCATGCGCCGCCACAACGAAGACCGCTTTCATGCCGATCCCTCCGCCGGTCTCTTTGTCGTGTGTGACGGAATGGGCGGCCACCATGCCGGTGAAATCGCCAGCACCCTCGCCATCGAGACCATCCCCCGGCACCTCGCGGAGGCAACCGCCGATCCCTCCATCCCGTTGATCGGCGTCGCTCGCCCTGAGTTCTCGACCGCAACCAACCGGCTGGCCAGTGCCGTCCGGCTGGCCAACCACAGGGTCCATCAGGAAGCGGCAAGCCATGCCGACTACGCAGGGATGGGCACCACCGTCGTCGCGGCCTGGCTCACGGGACACGTCCTGTCGATCGCGCACGTGGGAGACAGCCGCCTGTACCTCATCCGCGGGGACAGGCTTCAACCGCTCACCGCCGACCATTCGTTGGTGAACGAGCAGGTGCTGTCCGGACTCCTAAGCGCCGACGATGCGGAGCGGGCGTCGCACAAACATGTGTTGACCCGTGCCGTCGGGGTCCATGCCACGGTGGACGTCGAGTTGGGGGAACTTCCCGTCTTGGACGGCGATGCCCTGCTCCTCTGTTCCGACGGCCTGACCGCCGGCCTGTCCGCCCACACCATCCTGCAAACGGTGCATGAATCATCGGATCCGCAAGCCGCGGCAAGCCGTCTCATCGACCTGTCGAACACCGCCGGCGGAACGGACAATACGACCGTCATCGTGGCGATCCTCACCAAGGCCAAACCGGGGCTGTGGGAACGGATTCGCACTCAACTGTTCGCCTCACCCGCAACCGATTCGTATTAA
- a CDS encoding Serine/threonine protein kinase: MTTSWGWIGPYLIVIILAILVGPLLATLPLFTHTFVRPLRMNAAQAVRLVADGICLLMIWLAAARATRELHDNGKGQTFLRCILPPAAFMLIVLMAYRAYELHGIPALGPPKQPLYHWLLTGGLIGSATWLTFAWARHADALTQALVGRQRRRPVKEENGEKEPAAAEAPVTSEGLSRTPAHSTGTVILRNGYGPPAALGRYQILKELGRGAMGVVYLGKDPTIQRFVAIKTMRLDEIDNDDELKQFRDRFFREAESNGRLSHPNIITVYDAGEQDGLAYIAMEYLEGTMLSCYCQKTTLLPAKQALQIVAAVADALDYAHSQGVVHRDVKPANIMIMKQRLVKVMDFGIAKMASASKTQTSMILGTPRYMSPEQATGKDVDGRSDVFSLGIVLFELLSGERPFDAENMPALVMRIAKAPHPPLLKYRRDLPTRVQSILDRALQKEIPNRYRHAGDLAQDLRDVFQVMPR, translated from the coding sequence ATGACAACATCCTGGGGCTGGATCGGCCCTTATCTGATCGTCATCATCCTGGCCATTCTGGTGGGGCCCCTCCTGGCGACCTTGCCGCTGTTCACGCATACCTTCGTCCGGCCGTTGCGGATGAATGCCGCGCAGGCGGTCCGGCTGGTCGCGGACGGGATTTGCCTGTTGATGATCTGGCTCGCCGCCGCGCGGGCCACCAGAGAACTCCACGACAACGGCAAGGGCCAAACCTTCCTTCGCTGCATCCTCCCTCCAGCCGCGTTTATGCTCATCGTGCTCATGGCCTACCGAGCCTATGAGTTGCACGGGATTCCGGCGCTCGGCCCGCCCAAACAACCGCTCTATCACTGGTTGCTCACCGGGGGGCTCATCGGTTCTGCCACCTGGCTGACGTTCGCGTGGGCCCGCCATGCCGACGCGTTGACACAGGCTCTCGTCGGGCGCCAGCGCCGCCGACCGGTCAAGGAGGAAAACGGGGAAAAGGAACCGGCAGCAGCTGAAGCACCAGTCACCTCCGAAGGCCTGTCGCGCACCCCTGCCCATTCCACCGGCACCGTGATCCTGCGCAACGGCTACGGCCCGCCTGCCGCCCTGGGACGGTATCAAATCCTCAAGGAACTCGGACGCGGAGCCATGGGCGTGGTCTACCTGGGCAAGGACCCGACTATCCAACGCTTCGTCGCCATCAAGACGATGCGGCTGGACGAGATCGACAACGATGATGAACTGAAACAATTCCGGGACCGGTTTTTTCGTGAAGCGGAATCGAACGGCCGCCTGTCCCACCCCAACATCATCACGGTCTACGACGCCGGCGAGCAGGACGGCCTGGCCTACATCGCCATGGAATATCTCGAAGGCACGATGCTCAGCTGCTACTGCCAGAAGACCACGCTCCTGCCCGCGAAGCAGGCCCTGCAGATCGTGGCGGCCGTCGCCGACGCCCTCGACTATGCCCACAGCCAGGGCGTCGTCCATCGCGACGTCAAGCCCGCCAACATCATGATCATGAAACAACGTCTGGTGAAGGTGATGGATTTCGGCATCGCCAAGATGGCCAGCGCCTCGAAGACCCAGACCAGTATGATTCTCGGTACCCCGCGGTACATGTCTCCCGAACAGGCCACCGGCAAGGATGTGGACGGCCGTTCCGACGTGTTTTCCCTGGGCATCGTGCTCTTCGAACTCCTGAGCGGCGAACGACCCTTCGATGCCGAGAACATGCCGGCGCTCGTGATGCGTATCGCGAAGGCCCCTCATCCCCCGCTGCTCAAATACCGCCGCGACCTGCCGACGCGGGTGCAATCCATCCTGGATCGCGCGCTGCAGAAAGAGATCCCGAACCGCTACCGTCACGCCGGCGACTTGGCGCAAGACCTGCGTGACGTCTTTCAGGTGATGCCGAGGTAG
- a CDS encoding putative PHP family metal-dependent phosphoesterase, translating to MSRIDLHLHTTHSDGSFSTQEVMAFAKQAGVTALAITDHDIVEAIPEATAIGTELGIEVVPGVEISSRLGESELHILGYFLHWTDPLLNQRLATLRDSRHDRNPKIIRHLNELGIDITYDEVRALAGTESVGRPHIARVLMDKQVVTSAKEAFDRYLANGRPAFVDRELPEPAEAVRWIREAGGVPVLAHPTWVRTSADGLRSLLHQLKEAGLGGIEVHYSTHTPSQTTEYLALAQQCDLLVTGGSDFHGVTKPDIEVGIGRGQLKVSEKLLDPLRKAAA from the coding sequence ATGAGCCGCATCGACCTCCATCTCCACACCACCCATTCGGACGGCAGTTTTTCGACGCAAGAGGTGATGGCCTTCGCAAAACAAGCGGGGGTGACGGCGCTCGCAATCACCGACCACGACATCGTCGAGGCGATCCCGGAAGCCACTGCGATCGGAACGGAACTCGGCATCGAAGTCGTGCCCGGTGTCGAAATCAGCTCCCGCCTCGGCGAGAGCGAACTCCATATCCTCGGTTATTTCCTGCACTGGACCGATCCGCTATTGAATCAACGCCTGGCTACGTTGCGGGACAGCCGCCACGACCGAAACCCCAAGATCATCCGGCACCTCAACGAGCTGGGCATCGACATCACCTATGACGAGGTACGAGCCCTGGCCGGCACGGAATCCGTGGGCCGCCCCCACATCGCCCGTGTGTTGATGGATAAACAGGTGGTCACCTCGGCCAAGGAAGCCTTCGATCGTTATCTGGCGAACGGTCGTCCCGCCTTCGTCGACCGCGAGCTGCCGGAACCGGCCGAGGCCGTGCGGTGGATTCGTGAGGCCGGCGGCGTGCCGGTCCTGGCCCATCCGACCTGGGTCAGGACTTCGGCGGACGGTCTCCGCAGCCTGCTTCACCAGCTGAAAGAAGCCGGCTTGGGAGGCATCGAGGTCCACTACAGCACCCACACGCCCAGCCAAACCACCGAGTACCTGGCCCTCGCGCAACAATGCGACCTCCTCGTGACCGGGGGCAGTGATTTCCACGGCGTGACCAAACCGGACATCGAAGTCGGCATCGGGCGCGGCCAGTTGAAGGTCTCCGAGAAACTGCTCGACCCGCTCAGAAAAGCCGCCGCCTGA
- a CDS encoding Metacaspase has product MANTTSASTGKARAMSVHIGLNAVSPAAYGGWSGDLTACEFDAKDMAAIAKSHGMKSTLLLTKKGTRANLLAAVRKAAKQLKTGDLFFLTYSGHGGQVPDVTGEEPDKKDETWCLYDGQLIDDELYFELSRFAAGVRILVLSDSCHSGTVTRASAPQPDGVGSMGRSKMMPLAVGLRTYREHRKFYDDLQRNVAKAAGKASVAEPDSALAQLAVSPRLSAIAKQFKPAVILISGCQDNQTSLDGDHNGAFTEQVLKVWHHGDYRGNYAKFHAAVKAGLPASQTPNLFTLGAAARFLRQQPFSV; this is encoded by the coding sequence ATGGCGAACACCACTTCGGCATCGACCGGCAAGGCGAGGGCGATGTCCGTCCACATCGGCCTGAATGCGGTGAGTCCCGCCGCATACGGAGGCTGGAGCGGCGACTTGACCGCCTGTGAATTCGATGCCAAGGACATGGCGGCGATCGCCAAATCGCACGGCATGAAGTCCACCCTGCTGCTGACAAAAAAGGGCACCCGCGCCAACCTGTTGGCCGCCGTGCGAAAGGCCGCCAAGCAATTGAAGACAGGCGACCTGTTCTTCCTGACCTATTCAGGCCACGGCGGCCAAGTCCCCGACGTAACGGGAGAAGAACCGGACAAGAAAGACGAAACCTGGTGCCTCTACGACGGCCAACTCATCGACGACGAACTGTATTTCGAATTGAGCCGTTTCGCGGCCGGTGTGCGGATCCTCGTCCTGTCCGACAGTTGCCATAGCGGTACCGTCACCCGCGCGTCGGCACCTCAGCCGGACGGTGTCGGATCGATGGGACGCTCCAAGATGATGCCGCTGGCCGTCGGCCTCCGCACCTATCGCGAGCACCGGAAGTTTTACGACGACCTCCAACGGAACGTGGCCAAGGCGGCCGGCAAGGCTTCGGTCGCGGAGCCGGACAGCGCGTTGGCTCAGCTGGCCGTGAGCCCGCGGTTGAGCGCGATCGCGAAACAGTTCAAACCGGCGGTGATCCTGATCTCCGGCTGCCAGGACAACCAGACCTCGCTGGACGGCGACCACAACGGCGCCTTCACCGAACAGGTGTTGAAGGTCTGGCACCATGGCGACTACCGCGGGAACTACGCAAAATTCCATGCCGCCGTCAAGGCCGGGCTGCCGGCCAGCCAGACGCCCAACCTGTTCACGCTTGGGGCGGCGGCGCGCTTCCTGCGCCAACAGCCCTTCAGCGTCTGA
- a CDS encoding Integral membrane protein produces MNTTKLITACIVLALVGVPTVSFAKARGGSGGGYSSGSRNGSSGSMGSRGSRTYQDNGAKPIEQSTTARQATSPPPSVASGPSAAAGPAPAAQPSWIQRNPLLAGIAGGLAGSWIGHMIFGATDSSARTNEAGERIGEGEQAAGASGANGTMLILLMLMGAGVLYYFMRGRRTPAPAFSGISRSSALSGSLLAESSAGNLRTATVENEITSADKAAFQQSLIDVQTAWGKQDLSGLRPLVTPEMLEYFSTGLAENTSQDVANHVEDVTLLRAEVRESWTEEATQYATVSLRWSARDYTLSLTKQRGDAGYLIEGSDEQPTETTEVWTFMRFQNGKWLLSAIQQVE; encoded by the coding sequence TTGAATACAACCAAATTGATTACCGCGTGCATCGTGTTGGCTCTGGTCGGGGTACCGACCGTCTCCTTTGCGAAGGCGAGGGGCGGATCCGGCGGAGGTTATTCCAGCGGTTCAAGGAACGGTTCCTCGGGGAGCATGGGCAGCCGCGGCTCACGCACCTATCAAGACAATGGCGCGAAGCCGATCGAACAATCGACGACGGCCAGGCAGGCCACGAGCCCGCCGCCTTCCGTGGCCAGTGGCCCGTCTGCCGCGGCCGGTCCGGCGCCTGCCGCGCAGCCCTCGTGGATCCAGCGGAATCCTCTGTTAGCCGGGATTGCCGGCGGTCTCGCCGGATCCTGGATCGGCCATATGATCTTCGGGGCGACGGACAGCAGCGCGCGTACCAATGAGGCCGGTGAGCGTATCGGCGAGGGCGAACAGGCCGCCGGAGCGTCCGGTGCCAATGGGACGATGCTGATCCTCTTGATGCTGATGGGCGCCGGTGTTCTGTATTACTTCATGAGAGGACGGCGGACACCAGCTCCTGCCTTTTCCGGTATCTCGCGGAGCAGCGCCCTCAGCGGGTCCCTCCTGGCAGAATCTTCCGCCGGGAACCTCCGGACTGCCACGGTGGAGAACGAGATCACTTCCGCCGACAAGGCGGCCTTCCAGCAATCGCTGATCGACGTTCAGACAGCCTGGGGCAAACAAGACCTGTCCGGATTGCGACCGCTCGTCACGCCGGAAATGTTGGAGTATTTCAGCACCGGCTTGGCAGAGAACACCAGCCAAGATGTGGCGAATCATGTGGAGGATGTGACGCTGCTCCGTGCAGAGGTCCGGGAATCCTGGACCGAAGAGGCGACGCAATACGCCACGGTCAGCCTTCGTTGGAGCGCCCGTGACTATACCCTGTCCCTCACGAAACAGCGCGGAGATGCAGGGTATCTCATCGAGGGCAGCGACGAGCAGCCGACTGAAACGACCGAAGTCTGGACCTTCATGCGATTCCAGAACGGGAAGTGGTTGCTCTCGGCGATTCAACAGGTGGAGTAG
- a CDS encoding limit dextrin alpha-1,6-maltotetraose-hydrolase — protein sequence MRIWPGHPYPLGATWDGEGVNFVLFSENATAVELCLFDSPNAAEESHRIRIEECTDHVWHVYLPEVRPGQHYGYRIHGPSDPEAGHRFNPAKLLLDPYAKAIAGTIQWSDALYGYQIGDPQADLSLNKDNSAGHMPKCVVIDQAFTWGGDQLLRTPWDRTVIYELHVKGFTARHPDIPQNLRGTYAGLATPAVIEHLQNLGITAVELLPVHHFIRDKHLVDRGLTNYWGYNSIGFFAPDSRYATTSDRAQQVWEFKTMVKAFHSAGIEVILDVVYNHTGEGNHLGPTLSFRGIDNASYYRLMPDQPRYYLDYTGCGNTLNVRHPRVLQLIMDSLRYWVLEMHVDGFRFDLASTLARELHDVDRLSAFFDIIHQDPVLSQVKLIAEPWDLGEGGYQVGNFPAGWAEWNGRYRDTIRRYWKGDGGQVAEMAYRLSGSNDLYEGGGRRPHASINFVTAHDGFTLHDLVSYNEKHNEANGEENHDGTDDNLSWNCGVEGPTTKPSIVALRERQKRNMLATLLLSQGVPMICGGDEMGRTQRGNNNAYCQDNEISWIDWKLNKHQQALVAFTKSLIRLRQHHPVFRRRRFFQGRRIRGAEVKDISWLRPDGKEMTDDDWAQGYVRCLGVRLAGHVIEEKDPKGSAVRDETFLMLLNAHHEPRPFTLPAHKRGVRWQPVLDTAISKGHEKTVILLKGGLEYDLDARSLAVLRLHEKP from the coding sequence ATGAGAATTTGGCCCGGACATCCCTACCCTCTCGGTGCCACGTGGGACGGCGAAGGGGTGAACTTCGTCCTGTTTTCCGAAAATGCCACGGCGGTGGAACTCTGCCTGTTTGACAGTCCCAATGCCGCTGAGGAATCTCACCGGATCAGGATCGAGGAATGCACCGACCATGTCTGGCACGTCTACCTGCCGGAGGTTCGGCCAGGACAGCATTATGGCTATCGCATCCATGGACCCTCCGACCCCGAGGCCGGCCACCGTTTCAATCCCGCCAAGCTGCTGCTGGATCCCTATGCCAAGGCGATAGCCGGCACGATCCAGTGGTCCGATGCGCTGTATGGATATCAGATCGGCGACCCCCAGGCCGATCTCTCACTCAACAAAGACAATAGCGCCGGGCATATGCCCAAATGTGTGGTGATCGACCAGGCATTCACCTGGGGCGGAGACCAATTGTTGCGGACGCCGTGGGATCGGACGGTGATCTACGAACTCCATGTGAAGGGCTTTACGGCCAGGCATCCGGACATTCCCCAGAATTTGCGCGGCACCTATGCCGGACTCGCGACGCCTGCCGTGATCGAGCATCTGCAGAATCTGGGCATCACGGCCGTCGAGCTCCTGCCGGTCCACCATTTCATCCGCGACAAACATCTGGTCGATCGTGGCCTCACCAACTACTGGGGCTATAACTCCATCGGGTTTTTTGCGCCGGATAGTCGATATGCCACCACCTCGGATCGGGCGCAGCAGGTGTGGGAATTCAAAACGATGGTGAAGGCGTTCCACAGTGCCGGCATCGAAGTCATTCTCGACGTCGTCTACAACCACACGGGAGAAGGGAATCATCTGGGCCCGACGCTGTCGTTTCGCGGCATCGACAATGCGTCGTACTACCGGCTCATGCCCGATCAGCCGCGTTATTACCTGGACTATACCGGTTGCGGCAATACGCTGAACGTGCGCCACCCTCGGGTGCTGCAGCTGATCATGGACAGCCTGCGGTATTGGGTATTGGAGATGCACGTGGACGGTTTTCGCTTCGACCTGGCCTCCACGTTGGCGAGAGAACTGCACGACGTGGATCGGCTCAGCGCATTCTTCGACATCATTCATCAGGACCCGGTGCTCTCGCAGGTGAAACTGATCGCCGAGCCATGGGATTTAGGCGAAGGGGGATACCAAGTCGGCAACTTTCCGGCCGGCTGGGCCGAGTGGAACGGACGCTATCGCGACACGATCAGGCGCTATTGGAAAGGCGACGGCGGGCAGGTGGCGGAAATGGCCTATCGATTGTCCGGCAGCAATGATCTTTATGAGGGCGGCGGCCGCCGTCCTCACGCGAGCATCAATTTCGTGACGGCGCATGACGGGTTCACCCTGCACGATCTGGTCTCCTACAACGAGAAGCATAACGAAGCCAACGGTGAAGAGAATCATGACGGCACCGATGACAATCTCAGTTGGAATTGCGGGGTGGAGGGACCGACAACGAAACCGTCGATCGTGGCGCTACGGGAACGGCAGAAACGGAACATGTTGGCGACGTTGCTCTTGTCGCAAGGCGTCCCGATGATCTGCGGCGGCGATGAGATGGGGAGGACGCAACGGGGCAACAACAACGCCTATTGCCAAGACAATGAGATCAGCTGGATCGATTGGAAACTGAACAAGCATCAGCAGGCGCTGGTGGCCTTCACCAAGAGCCTCATCCGACTGCGACAGCACCATCCCGTGTTTCGGCGCCGCCGCTTCTTTCAAGGCCGCCGCATCCGTGGCGCGGAGGTCAAGGACATCTCCTGGCTTCGCCCGGACGGGAAAGAGATGACGGATGACGATTGGGCTCAAGGATACGTCCGCTGTCTTGGCGTCCGACTAGCCGGTCATGTCATCGAGGAGAAAGACCCGAAGGGAAGCGCCGTCCGGGACGAGACATTTCTCATGCTGCTCAATGCGCACCACGAGCCCCGACCCTTCACGCTGCCCGCGCACAAGCGCGGCGTGCGGTGGCAACCGGTGCTGGACACGGCCATCTCGAAAGGTCACGAAAAGACCGTGATCCTTTTGAAGGGCGGGCTAGAGTACGATCTCGACGCTCGTTCGCTCGCCGTGCTCCGCCTGCATGAAAAACCCTGA
- a CDS encoding Type I restriction-modification system, DNA-methyltransferase subunit M has protein sequence MSPSAIVQKLWNYCNVLRDDGMSYGEYVEQLTYLLFLKMTDERTKPPYKQPSQIPDKYSWPSLLKKDGDDLFDHYRHLLEELGRGKGMLGLIFTKAQNKFQDPVKLRRLIVDLIDKENWSTMSADVKGDAYEGLLEKNAQDTKSGAGQYFTPRPLIAAMVEAIAPKPGDRICDPACGTGGFFLAAHDYLVKHHPNLTKDEKRQLKQGTFKGWELVHSTARLCAMNLMLHGIGSDKDLPIIVADSLAADPGDRFEIVMTNPPFGKKSSTTIVGEEGQVSKERDIVERDDFWATTSNKQLNFVQHVKTLLKQNGRAAVVVPDNVLFEGGAGETVRRKLLHECDVHTLLRLPTGLFYAQGVKANVLFFDKKPASETPWTKKLWIYDLRTNKHFTLKTDPLKREDLDEFVKCYNGNLDRPDKQAGGNRHTRKAIWSEKKPDGRWRAYSYDELIARDKASLDIFWLKDDSLEDSANLPSPDIIAQEIVDDLEAALEQFRLIANDLGEKEP, from the coding sequence ATGAGTCCCTCGGCCATTGTCCAAAAACTCTGGAACTACTGCAACGTCCTGCGCGACGACGGCATGAGTTATGGCGAATACGTCGAGCAGTTGACCTATCTGCTGTTCCTGAAGATGACGGACGAGCGCACGAAGCCTCCGTACAAGCAGCCCAGCCAGATTCCCGACAAGTACAGCTGGCCGAGCCTGCTCAAGAAGGACGGCGACGACTTGTTCGACCACTACCGCCATCTCCTCGAAGAACTCGGCAGAGGAAAGGGGATGCTGGGCCTCATCTTCACGAAGGCCCAGAATAAGTTCCAGGACCCGGTGAAGCTCCGGCGGCTGATCGTGGATCTGATCGACAAGGAAAACTGGTCCACGATGAGTGCCGATGTGAAAGGGGATGCGTATGAGGGTCTCCTGGAGAAGAACGCGCAGGACACCAAATCGGGGGCAGGCCAATACTTCACCCCAAGGCCATTGATTGCCGCGATGGTGGAGGCCATCGCCCCGAAGCCAGGCGACCGGATCTGCGACCCGGCCTGCGGGACCGGCGGATTTTTCCTGGCCGCCCACGACTATCTCGTGAAGCACCATCCCAACCTGACCAAGGACGAAAAGCGACAACTCAAGCAAGGCACGTTCAAGGGATGGGAATTGGTCCACAGCACGGCCAGGCTCTGCGCAATGAACTTGATGTTGCATGGAATCGGCAGCGACAAAGACCTGCCCATCATCGTGGCCGACTCCTTGGCGGCTGATCCTGGGGATCGGTTCGAGATCGTGATGACCAATCCCCCGTTTGGGAAGAAAAGCAGCACGACGATCGTCGGCGAAGAGGGCCAAGTCTCCAAGGAGCGGGATATCGTCGAACGTGACGACTTTTGGGCGACGACCTCCAACAAGCAACTCAACTTCGTCCAGCACGTCAAAACCTTGCTGAAGCAAAATGGCCGTGCCGCAGTTGTAGTCCCTGATAACGTCCTGTTTGAAGGTGGCGCGGGGGAAACCGTCCGGAGGAAGCTCCTGCACGAGTGCGATGTGCACACGCTTCTGCGTCTGCCAACCGGCCTGTTCTATGCGCAGGGCGTGAAGGCCAACGTACTGTTCTTCGACAAGAAGCCTGCGAGTGAAACCCCCTGGACCAAGAAGCTCTGGATCTACGACCTCCGCACCAACAAACACTTCACGCTCAAGACCGATCCACTCAAGCGCGAAGACCTCGACGAGTTTGTGAAATGCTACAACGGCAATCTCGACCGGCCCGACAAGCAGGCCGGAGGCAATCGCCACACCCGCAAGGCCATCTGGTCCGAGAAGAAACCGGACGGCCGCTGGCGGGCCTATAGCTACGACGAACTCATCGCCCGCGACAAAGCCAGCCTCGACATCTTCTGGCTCAAGGACGACTCACTAGAAGACTCCGCCAACCTTCCCAGCCCCGACATCATCGCCCAAGAAATCGTGGATGACCTCGAAGCGGCTTTGGAACAGTTCCGGCTGATCGCCAATGATCTCGGAGAGAAGGAGCCCTGA
- a CDS encoding Type I restriction-modification system, DNA-methyltransferase subunit M, giving the protein MALSPQTAMSNAGSIEQLTYLLFLKMADEGDSPLESMVL; this is encoded by the coding sequence TTGGCGCTTTCGCCACAAACCGCCATGAGTAATGCGGGCTCGATCGAGCAGTTGACGTACTTGCTCTTCCTCAAGATGGCCGACGAAGGTGATTCACCGCTTGAATCGATGGTGTTATGA